GTGCAATAATTTCAGATAATGATTTACCTAAAGGGTTTTTCTTCTTCATTGTTTATCAAATCCGTTTTTTGTCAGTTATGCCAACTATTTATATATTATTATAGTTATTTATAAACATTTTCAATAGAAAATTATAATTATTGTGGTACATATTATCAATATTATTAAAGAAAGCCAGCATCATGCCGATATGTTTGCAGTATAAATGCTTTATTATCAAATAGTTACAGTAAAAACTCAAAATCAATCAAGAGGTATTTTAAAAGACATAATTTCTTTTTCCTTTAAAAATCTGTATGACCCTGCGCTTAGACTACCCAGCTTAATATGCCCGACTCTTACTCTTTTGATTTTTAAAATTCGGTGGCCGATAGCTTCGCCCATTTTTCTTAAAATCCTGTTTCTGCCTTCGTGAAGTGTAATACTGTACCAGTGATTATTAAATGCCGTGCTGACATGAGTAATGCTTATTGCGCGAGCAGGGGCATCTTCTATCATAATTCCTTTTTTTATGGACCAAATATCATCATCACTCAACATGCCTTTCAATTTAACAAGGTATTCTTTTTCAACACCATATCTGGGGTGCATAATTTTATTCGCAAGCTCACCATCGTTTGTAAATATGATTAATCCTTCAGAGTTATAATCAAGCCTGCCTATGGGAAAAAGTTTACCATCCAGATCAATGAGATCCCTGGCAAGCTTTCTGCCCCTCACATCCTTTAAATCAGATATATAACCAACAGGTTTATATAGAGCTATATAAGTTTTGGAGTTATTATTCGTAATTGCCTTATTATCTAATTTTATAGTGTCTGTATTTGGATCTACCCGATATTG
The Pseudomonadota bacterium genome window above contains:
- a CDS encoding pseudouridine synthase, with the translated sequence MSAVLQRLSKFLSNSGIDSRRKSEEIIRAGRVFVNNINVLEPQYRVDPNTDTIKLDNKAITNNNSKTYIALYKPVGYISDLKDVRGRKLARDLIDLDGKLFPIGRLDYNSEGLIIFTNDGELANKIMHPRYGVEKEYLVKLKGMLSDDDIWSIKKGIMIEDAPARAISITHVSTAFNNHWYSITLHEGRNRILRKMGEAIGHRILKIKRVRVGHIKLGSLSAGSYRFLKEKEIMSFKIPLD